TGCATCCCCTTCGATGCCAGCTTCAGCGCCGGTGTTGCCACCATCAATAATGATCCGGTAGCCGCCTATGCCTGGACGTTCGGGGACAGCCATACCGGAAATACCGCGCTACCGGCCATTACGCACCAATATACCGCCACGGGCAGCTACGATGTTACCCTGAGCGTGACCACGCAGCAGGGATGCACCGCCACCCGTACTTTCCCCCAAATGGTGAGCACCGGCACACCGCCGCAGCAGGTAACCTTCACCGCCACCCGCACAGACGACTGCGCCGGTACCAGCACCCGCCTGCTGGCCTCTGCCGTCAATGCAGATCACTACCGCTGGGACTTCGGGGACGGTACAACGCAGGAAGGAACGGCATACGACATCAACCACATTTTTCGTGCAGGCGGTAACGTTACGATACAAATGGCAGCGGGCTCCAACGGGTGTTACACCAACGCCCCCGCGGTGAACCTCACCAATCTTGGCCCGGTAGCGGATTTCACGTTCCAGCGCCGCTGCGATAACAAAATGGCCTTTGATTTCACCAATATTTCCACCGGCTCGCCGGACGATACCTACGAATGGGACTTTGATGACGGCAGCCCCTTGAGCAACAGCATCCACCCGCAGCACATTTATACCACAGGCGGCACCTACACTGTGCGCCTCACCGTGCGGAACGCGGCGCAGCAATGCGTCAGCACGCTCTTTAAAACCATCCAGGTATTCACGGCGGATTTCCATACCGGCGTTGGCACCATCTGCCGGAGCAGCCAGGTGCCTTATGGCGTGGTGCATGTGCCCAACACCCTGGTAGACACATACGACTGGCGGTTCGGGGACGGTTCCGTGCTGGCCACCACGGAGGAAGACATCCTTAAAACCGTGCATAACACCGGCGTCTACACGGATATGCTCATCATCCGTTACAAAGACCCCGCCTATTGTCCTGATACGATCATCAAGCAAAACCACCTGACCGTCATTGCACCCGAAGCGGGGCTAACGGTATCTGGCAATGCCTGCGAAGGGCAACCCGTGACATTTGAAGATATTTCCATTCCATCGCCCAATATCCCGCTGACGGAATGGCATTGGGACCTTGGCAACGGTGTGCGCACTTCCGGCCAGGAGCCAGCGCCTGCGGTGTACCCTACCAGCGGCGTGTACCCCGTAAAGCTGGTGGTGACGGATGCCCGCAATTGCGTGGACTCCACGACCATCCAGATCACCGTCCGCCCCACGCCGGTCATGCATGCTGTAACGCCGCAGGAAAAGATCTGTGAAGGCAACAGCGTGACATTGCAGGGCATCAGCAATGCAGCCGTTCAATGGCAGCCGTTTTACCAGATCAGTTGCCTCAATTGCGACAACCCGGTGGTAAGCCCGCTGATCGATACCGCCTATATAGCCACCGCTGTTAACACACACGGCTGCATGGTCAGCGATACAGTACGGATCAATGTAGTACCGGAAGTGCACCTGACCGTAAGCGCGGATACCGCCATCTGCAGCGGCATGAACGCACAGCTCCGGGCCTATGGCGCCGCGGCTTACAGCTGGACGCCGGCGGATGCCACGATCATCGGCGCCAATACCGCCCTGCCGGTAGTAACCCCCACCGCCAATACCACTTACACGGTCAGCGCCAGCAATGATGCAGCCTGCCCGGGCGCTACAGCACAGATCGATGTGGAAGTGAAACCGGTGCCAACCGTCAATGCCGGGGCAGACCAGGTGGTGACCGTGGGCAGCGTGGTGCAGCTGTCGCCCGTGTACAGCAGCGATGTAGTGAGCCTGGAGTGGAAACCCGCTACCTATCTCGATTGCGCCACCTGTGCGGAAACGTTCGCCACCCCGCGCCAGTCCATGGACTATGCGCTGGAAGTGACCAATGACCAGGGCTGCAAACGCACGGATGTGCTGAACATCAAGCTGGTCTGCGACGAGAGCGTAGTGTTCTTCCCCAATGCGTTCTCCCCTAACGGTGATGGTATGAACGATATCTTCTATCCCCGCGGCAAGGGCATCCGTACGGTGAAGTCACTGCGGATATACAACCGCCTGGGGCAGGAAGTGTTCCGGCGGGAGAATTTCAATGTAGAGGACATGAGCATGGCCTGGGACGGCAGTTTCAAAGGGAACAAACTGGCGGCGGATGTGTACATCTACATGGTGGAGCTGCTTTGCGACTCCAACGAGACTTTTCATTTAAAAGGCAATGTAACTTTATTACGATAACAACATGAAAACGCTGAAAAGCATGAAAAACAGGTGGAAGGCTGCGATATTGGTGTGCTGTTGCTGCGGGGCCCTTGAGGGCGCCGCGCAGGATATTCACCTGTCGCAGTTCGCTGAAACGCCTATTCTGCGCAATCCCGCGCTGATTGGCATTTTCAACGGCGATATGCGGATACAGGCGGTGTACCGCAACCAGTGGAACAGCGTGACCATTCCGTACCAGACGGGAACGGTGAGCGGCGAAATGAAATTCCCCGTGGGCAATTACAGCGATCACGTTACCGCCGGCATGCAGCTGACCTATGACCGGGCGGGCGCTTCCCGCCTGCAATCCGTGCAGATACTGCCGGCCATCAATTACCATAAATCACTGAGTGAAGATAAAAGCAGTTTCCTGTCCCTGGGTTTTATGGGCGGCATCGTACAGCGCCAGTTCGATCCCACCCAGCTGACCTTCAACAACCAGTACACCAATGGCCGGTTCGACCCCTATTCCCCTACCGGAGAGGAAGGCCGCCTGGCAAAGATCGGGTACACCTACTGGGATGCCGGCGTGGGCATGAGTTATAACGGCGTGCTGGGAGAAGCCACCAATTACTTTATCGGCGCAGCCTATTACCACTTCAACCGCCCGAAAGTATCGTTTTACAATGATGAGGCAGTGGAGCTGGACCCGAAGCTGAGCATCAACTTCGGCATTACCGTTCCCGTCTCCGAACGGGTAAAGGTGATCGCCCATTACAACCAGCTGCACCAGGGCGCTTACCAGGAGTACATCGGTGGGGCCATGATCGGGTACGGATTGATGGATGAGGGACTGGAATCTGACCGGGGGATGTACGGCGGCCTGTTCTTCCGGTGGAATGACGCGGTGGTGCCGATGGTACGGCTGGATATGGGCACTTATGAAATAGGGGTAAGCTATGATGTGAATGTTTCCCGGCTGCGGACCGCCAGCCAGGCCATGGGGGGATTTGAACTGTCGATGGTATTCAAGAGCTTTCTCAACAGCCGCAATTCAACACTCAATAGTGTTGTTTGTCCAAGTTTTTAGCCGAATGTTAAAAAGCGTTAAATATTTCAAAAAAACAAGGCCCGCTGTACAATATTTGGCGTACCGTTTGTTATATTTACAATAGGATCAAAACCAAAAACATTTGGCTAATATTTAAAAAAATCGTTATCTTTGGATACTATGTTGAAAAACTTTACTCTCTTTTTATTTATTGCGCTCTGTACCATATCCGCTCCGGCGTGGTCCCAAAGCACAAAACCACTGTCAAACGATAGTGCGAGTAAGGTTATTAAAGCATATCCCAATCCCGCATCCACGAAGATATTTCTGGAACTCCAGCGTAATAACGATAAACAATATGAAATTATTGTTTACAACTTCCTCGGGAAGAAAGTAGACCACTTCAAGAATATCAGCCAGCGTACCCAGGTAAACCTGGATAATTACTACCCCGGTATTTATATTTTCCAGTTGAGGGACAAGGATGGAACGCTGGTGGAATCGGGAAAATTCAATGTCGTCAAGTAGATCGTCTTACGATCCTCATATAAAAAAACGGGTGCGTCAGGAACTGATGCACCCGTTTTTTATGGGCAAACCGGGTGGATAATGCCATCTGGCCCTGAGATCACCCACTGCATAACCGTAGTATCCCCATGGATCCCCCCGGTCAGTGGCATTGCGGATACGAAATAATCAACTGAAATATGCTCCCCGTCACGGAAACGGCAGCTTGTCCGCCTCCGTTACTGCACTTCCACGATCAGGAACTTCAGGTAGGTCGTATTTTCAATATTCCAGAGTATCGGATGGTCCTGCGCCTGGGTCATGAAAGTGACCTGCCGCAACTTCTTGCGGGCGTCTTTCGCAGCCATGTCAATGATCTCCAGGAAAAGGGAGGGATCTACCAGGTTGGTGCAGCTGGCGGTGACCAGGAAACCTCCGGGTTTGAGCAGTTTCATGCCGCGCAGGTTGATCTCTTTATAACCGGTAATGGCCTTCTGGATGTTCTCCCGGCTTTTGGTAAAGGCCGGCGGGTCCAGGATCACCACATCAAACTTCCTGTCTTCCTTCGTCCATTGCTTCAGCTGATCGAATGCATTGACCGCAATGAATTTGCAGGTATCCTGCAGCCCGTTCAGCTCCGCGTTCCGGCGGGCAGTGGCTACGGCATGCTCCGAAATATCCAGGCCCAGCACGCTTTTAGCGCCGTAATGCCCGGCATGGCAGGAGAAAGTGCCGGTGTAACAGAATGCTTCCAGCACATCGGCCCCTTTTACAATATGCTGAATGGCCCGGCGATTGTCCTGCTGATCAAGAAAATAACCGGTTTTCTGCCCGTTTTCAATGTCTACATGAAAACGGAGACCGTTCTCATTCAGGATAATATTGGTATCAAAAGGCGCGCTTAAAAAGCCCTTCTGCTGGGGCAGACCTTCCAGTTCCCGTACCGGCACATCATTCCGCTCATAGATGCCTTTGGGTGAGAATATTTTTTCCAGCGCGGCCACGATAGCCGGTTTCCACCGGTCTATACCCAATGCCAGCGTCTGAATGACCAGGTAGTCGTTGAATTTATCGATGATGAGGGCGGGCAGTTCATCCGCCTCCCCGAACACCAGGCGGCAGTTTTCCACATACCCGATCTTTTGCCGGTATGCCCAGGCTTTTTCCAGCCGGTGCAGAAAAAAAGCGTCGTTGATCTCCTCGTTGCGGTCCCGCGTCAGCAGGCGCACCAGTATCTGGGACTGCGGGTTGATGTATCCCCGGCCCACAAATACGCCGGTATGGGTGAACACATCCACGATATCACCGGGGCTGACCGCTCCTTCCACCTGGCCCACTTCATTGCCGAAAATCCAGGGATGGCCCAGTAAAACCCTGTTCTGTATCTTCTTTTTAAGAAAAACCTTTGTCATGTATTTCATTTCGCAGGCGCAAAGGTACGCTTTCCGGCGATCTTGCCGAATCCTGCCAAATTGTCCCGTCCGTCAGCCTTGGCAAAATTATTGTCCGTTGTACCTTTGCAGACAATTTATACTATCATGACAGAAAAAGATCAAGACATACAGGCAAATGGGCAGCCGGAGGATTTTATCCCGAATATCAATGCAGACGAGAACCAGAGCGGATCTACCCATTTGAATGATGCCCTGCCCGAGGAAAGTGAGCTGGAAAAAGTGCGTACGGAACTGGACGAGCTGCGGAAGAAGTACCTCCTGCTGAATGCCGATTTTGACAATTTCAAGAAACGTAACGCCAAAGAGCGTATCGAATTGATAAATACCGCCAACAAAGAGGTGATCATTGCCCTGCTGGATGTGCTGGATGATTCGGAGAGAGCGGCCAAGCAGATGGATACCGCTACGGATGTGAATGCCCTGAAAGACGGCGTAATGCTTGTTTTCAACAAGCTGCACAGCGTGCTGCAGGCTAAAGGCCTGAAGCCTATGGACAGCCTTCAGCAGGAATTTGATGCCGACCTGCATGATGCCATCACAGAGATCCCTGCCCCTGCCGACGAACTGAAAGGCAAGGTACTGGACGTATTGCAAAAAGGCTATTACCTGAATGACAAGATCATCCGTCATGCCCGTGTAGTCGTGGGTAAATGACGATGTGACAGCTATTTATTGTTGATATCAAATAACGGCCCGCTCCGGTGAGTGGGCTTTACAAGTGTATAAGAACATGTCCACCAAAAGAGATTATTACGAAATACTCGGGGTTTCCAAAACTGCTTCGCAGGATGAGATCAAGAAGGCTTACCGCAAAGTAGCCATGCAGTTCCACCCTGACCGTAACCCGGGCAATAAAGAGGCGGAAGAAAAATTCAAGGAAGCGGCTGAGTCCTACGAAGTGCTGAGCGATCCGGACAAACGGGCGCAGTATGACCGTTTCGGGCATGCCGGCGTGGGTAACCGCGGTGGATATGGCAGCGGCCATATGAATATGGATGATATCTTCTCCAATTTCGGGGACATCTTCGGGGAAGATATCTTTGGCAGCTTCTTTGGCGGCGGTGGACGTTCCGGTGGCGGCCAGCGCCGGGGCAGAGGTACCCGCGGCAGCAACCTCCGGGTAAAGATCAAGCTCAATTATGAAGAGATCGCCAAAGGCGCCAATAAAAAGATCAAGGTAAGGAAACATGTCACCTGCACTACCTGTAACGGGCTGGGCGCAAAAGACAGGAATGCATTCCAGACCTGTACCACCTGCCAGGGCTCCGGCCAGGTACGCAAAGTCACACAGACCTTCCTCGGCCAGATGCAGACCGTTACCACCTGCCCTACCTGCAACGGCGAAGGCCAGGTGATCACCAATAAATGCACCACCTGTAAAGGAGAAGGCCGTCAGTACGGAGAAGAGACCGTATCTATCGACATCCCCGCAGGCGTAATGGAAGGCATGCAGCTGAGCATGAGCGGAAAAGGCAATGCCGGCGAAAGAGGCGGCTCACCGGGAGACCTGCTCATTCTCATCGAAGAAGAACCGCATCCCGACCTCCAGCGCGAAGGGCTGAACGTGGCATACGACCTGCATATCTCTTTCCCCGATGCGGCCTTCGGCGTACAGCTCGAAGTACCTACCATCGACGGCAAAGCCAAGATCAAAGTGCCCGCAGGCACCCAAAGCGGCAAGATATTCCGCCTGAAAGGCAAGGGCTTCCCCGCCGTGAACAGCTACGAAAAAGGCGACCAGCTCATTCATGTGAATGTATGGACACCGCAAACGCTGACCGCGGACGAAAAAAGCATGCTGGAAAAAATGCAGGACTCCGGGAACTTCAAACCCAATCCCGAAAAAAGCGATAAAGGATTTTTCGAAAAAGTGAGAGATATTTTCAGTTAAGCTATACGCAGGCTGGCCCAAAAAAGGCCAGCCTTTTTTTATCCCGCTAACCGCCGCAGCGGCTCGTATTTTCCACATTCCTTTTGGAACAGATTACCGCTTTGCCCAACATTTCAATCCGCTTATCTTTGCTCCCATGTCCGACAAATTCCAGATGTTCGAGAACCGCCTGGCGAAAGTGCTGAAACACCTCCGCAAAACCGCAAAGCGGCAGGGGATCACCTGCTTCCGGTTATATGACCGCGACCTGCCGGAGTTCCCGCTCATCATCGAACTGTATGAGGACAAGGTGTATGTGGCCGAATACCGCAGCCAGCACGGCCTTGATGACGAAGCATATGAGCAGTGGCTGGAAAACAGCCTCGATGTGATCGCCAAAGTGCTGGAAGTATCCCGCAACGATCTCTACCTTCGTACCCGTCAACGTAAACAGGACCGGCAAAGCCAGTACGAAAAGCTGGACTTCTCCAAAGAAGAGCTGATCGTGCAGGAAGATGGATTGAAATTCAAGGTGAACCTGTCGGATTATCTGGACAGCGGCCTTTTCCTCGACCACCGCATCACACGGCACATGGTACGGGAAGAAGCGAAGGATAAAAAGGTGCTGAACCTCTTCTGCTATACCGGCTCCTTCTCCGTGTATGCCGCAGCGGGAGGCGCCGCCACCGTCACATCCATCGATCTATCCAAAACCTACCTGCAGTGGGCGGAAGACAATATGCGGCTGAACGGTCTTTTCGATCCTGCCAAACATCAATACATACACGCCGATGTGCTGCAATACCTGGATGAGCTGAAGCTGAATACTTACGACCTGGTTATACTTGATCCGCCCACCTTTTCCAACAGCAAGCGCATGAAGGATTTCCTGGACATCCAGCGAGACCATGTGGAGCTGATCAACAAAGTATTGCTGGCTACCCGCAAAGACGGCGTGATCTACTTCTCCAACAACCTCCGCCGGTTTGAGCTGGATGAAGCGAATATCGCAGCATCCGCCATCCGGAACATTACGGCGCAGACCGTGCCTTTCGATTTTCAGGGCAAGCTGTTGCGGCATTGTTTCCGGATCGTGAAATAGTTTTTTTGCAGGCATTACCGATGCGCTTTTGCCAGCATCATTATGATGTGAACTGTTTTTATTATTTTCCCGCATGCTTACCGGATTTATCCTGGCTTACCTGCTGATCACCGTGCTTATCGGGCAATGGGCGGCGCGCAAAGTGAAGAGCGCGCGCGACTTTGTGGTGGCGGGCCGCAGCCTTCCATTGGGGATCAGCACCTGCGTGATATTTGCCACCTGGTTCGGCTCGGAGACCCTGCTCGGTTCCACCAGCGAATTTTCACAGCACGGTTTACTGGGCGTGATGGAAGATCCCTTCGGCGCGGCATTATGCCTGTTGCTGGTGGGGCTTTTTTATGCCCGTAAATTATACCGCAGCAACCTGCTTACCTTTTGCGATTTTTTCAAAGTACGATACGGGCGCAAGGCCGAGGTGATCTCCGCCTTGCTGATGATCCCCTCCTATTTCGGCTGGATAGCGGCACAGATCGTTGCGATGGGCATTGTGGTGAATACCGTGATGGGCATCGACCCGGTGATCGCCATGATCGCCAGCGGCGTGATCGTCATGGCCTATACTTATGCCGGCGGCATGTGGTCCGTTTCCGTCACGGATTTCCTGCAAACCATCATGATCGTAGCCGGTATCGTCGTGATCACCTGGAGCGTGGTGCAGGATGCGGGCGGTTTGCAAACAGTTGTGGAACGTGCGCCGGAGGGCACCTTCCGCTTCTTCCCGGACCGTACCTGGGAGGGATGGATGCACTATGCCGCGGCCTGGCTCACGATAGGCCTTGGCTCCATTCCCCAGCAGGACGTGTTCCAGCGGCTGATGAGCAGCAAGAGCGAACGGGTGGCGCAGCATGCTTCTTTCATCGGCGCAGCCATGTACCTCGTCATAGGCCTGATGCCCCTGCTGATCGTGCTGTGCGCACAGCAACTCTATCCCGCGCTGATGCAGGACCATGAGAAAATATTGCCGAACCTCGTATTGCAGCACGGTTCGCTGTTCCTGCAGGTGCTGTTCTTCGGCGCTTTGCTCTCCGCTATCATGAGCACTACCAGCGGCGCCATCCTGGCCCCGGCAACAGTATTGGGCGAAAACATCATCCGCCCGCTCTTTTCCAATATCACCGATAAAAAATTCCTTCGCATCATCCGCCTGTCCGTTGTTATCGTTTCCGCGCTGTCCATGCTGATGGCGCTGAGCAGCCAGGATATCTACGAGCTGGTGGCCTCTTCCTCGGTGCTGAGCCTGGTATCGTTATTTGTGCCGCTGACGGCCGGACTGTATTGGAAAAGGTCGAATGAAGCGGGGGCTATCCTGTCTATTCTCGCGGGAACAGCGGGTTACCTGCTGAGCCTGGCCGCGGAAACAACGGTGCCGCCTTTGTTCGTTGGCCTGGGATGCAGTATAGCGGGAATGCTGGCGGGTACTTTTGGATGGAAAACACCTGTTGCGCAAACGGAATAATGGCCTGTCTACTTCAGCCAGTCCGTATATTTCTTTACCTGTTTGATGAGTTTGAGGAACTCCGCCCGGTACCCTTCTTTATCCGGGCCCCGTGACCGTTTAGCCATGTCCGTTACCATCCGCACATTTCCTTCTCCTTTGTATTGCGATTTGCGCAGGAGCATGCCAAAAAGGGCTACGGAGGCGGCAAAGCGGAAATCCGGCGAAGCTGCGGAAAATGCGGCCGGGCGGCCGGGAACGGGCCGCTGCAGGTAATGCCGCATGGTATCATTCGGTTGCCGGTACCATATTTTTACATCCGCCAGCATGCCTTCCTGCGCCGGAAGCACGGGATCGATCTCGTACATCGCTACCACGCAATGCCCGGAGCCTACGATGCCGCCTACGATCCTTTCCCCGTTGCTGTTATCTTCCTTCAATATCCTGTTCTCATACCCGATCAGCCGGTAAGCGTTTACCCTGGCGGGATTGAAGTCCACCTCCGCCCGTACGTCTTTCGCCACGGTGAAAAGCGTGCTGCCAAATTCACGGGCAAACACCTTGTTGGCTTCTTCCAGGTCATCGATATAGGCGAAGTTGCCATTTCCTTTGCTGGCCAGGCCTTCCAGTTTTGAGTCCTTGTAATCTTTCATGCCAAAGCCCAGGCAGGTAAGCAATACGCCGCTTTCTTTTTTCAGCATGATGAGGTCTTCCATATCCTGGTCACTGGTCTGCCCCACGTTAAAATCCCCGTCTGTGGCCATGATCACGCGATTGTTGCCACCGGGTATGAAATTCTCTTCCGCGATCTGGTAGGCCATCATGATGGCGGCCTCCCCGGCTGTGGCGCCTCCCGCGCTGAGATAATCGATGGCATTGAGGATCTTCTCTTTCTGGTGTCCGGGGGTGCAGGGCAATACCAATCCGGGCGTACCGGCATAGGCCACGATGGCCACCCGGTCCCGCGGCCGCAGGTTCCTCACCAGCACCCGGAAGGCTGCCTGCAACAGGGGCAGCTTGTTATAGGTGCCCATGGAACCGGAGATATCTATCAGGAATACCAGGTTGCTCGCAGGCAGGCTGTCCATTTCAATCTGCTGTGCCCGCACGGCGATCTGCAGCAGCTGGTGATCTTTGTTCCAGGGGCATTCCGTATAATGGGAATAAATAGCAAAAAGGCTGTCTGGCTGCGGTAAAGGGTAGCTGTAATGGAAATAGTTGACCAGTTCTTCGATCCGCACGGCATCAACGGGAATGGGTTTGCGCAGCTTTACAAAACGCCGCATGTTGCTGTATGCAGCCCTGTCCACATCGATCGCAAAAGAGGAGACACGGCTTTTGGCGCTTTCCACAAATTTGTTTTCATACAGCTTGCCGTAGGTTTCATCAAAGAATGTGACGGCTCCCATGCCGATATTGCCATAGTTGGGGTTTGTGCTATGGGCAAACCTCGCCCGGGCCTTTGCTTTGGCAATGTCCGCGGAATTGTCCGTCTTCTGATCCGTTAAAGGGCTCAACTCTATGAGCATGCGATCGTGATGTTGCAGGGGCACTATCTTCGTCCTGTAGCCGGGGTGTTCAAAAACAAGGCGGGTGCTGTTATCGGGAATGTCTATACGAAAAAGCCCATACTGATTTGTCGTAACGCAGATGGTATCCTTGTCAATACAGATCTTCACGCCAGGTACAGGGCTACGGCTGATGCTGTCCTGTACCGCCCCGGTGACCCATCCTCTCTGTTGTGCCGCTGACATCGTACTTCCGCATACCCAGAGGAGCAGCATGAGGAACTTATGCATCTTATTTTTGTCTCATACAACGATACATGAAATTAAGAAAATATTTAATCAATTGGTTCTCCGGCGATAGAATTACCGGATTTAGATAGATAATTCTCCTTTTATTCGCTCAACTGGTAGATCTCGGGCAGATTGCGGCCCAAACCGTCATAATCAAGCCCGTAGCCGAGCAGGAACTTATCCGGTACGGAAAAGCCGAGGTAATCGATATGGATGGGATGTGTGGTGGCAGCGGGCTTGTGCAGCAGGGCGGCTACCAGCATCTGGCTGGGCTGCTGGTGGCGCAGCTGGGGGAGGAACTGGCTGAGGGTCTTGCCGGTGTCTACGATATCCTCCAGGATCACCACCGTCCGGCCGTACAGGTCTTCCTCCAGCCCGATGGCGGTGATGACGTTGCCGGTGGATTTGGTGCCTTTGTAGGAGGCCAGTTTGATGAACGATATTTCCGCTTCAATGGTCAGGTATTTGAAGAGGTCGGCCGCGAACATGAACGAGCCGTTGAGTATGGCGATGAACAGCGGCTTTTTGCCCTCCAGGTCGTGGCTCAACTCAAATGCCAGTTCCCGGATACGTTGCTGTAGTTCGGCTTCAGCGAGGTAAGGCTCAAACCGCTTGTCGTGTACTTGTATCGTCATGGTATTATTTTCGAACAATCAGTTGCTGGCCGATCCTGATACCGTTATCAGACAGGTTGTTCCATGCCTGTAACTGGGCCACGGTAATGTTGTATTTCTTCGAAATACTGTATAGTGTTTCTTTTTGCGCGACAATATGATACTGCCCTGTACCAC
This genomic stretch from Chitinophaga sp. XS-30 harbors:
- a CDS encoding PKD domain-containing protein translates to MKDLCIRHGRKLLAVLSLLLSPAMLKAQQAAFTYDVTPVNQCSPVSVTFHNTSTGTPLSLVWDFGNGRSSREPDPVVHFDTPGPVTVTLTAWYAGSTSSVSQSLTIYPGPVVDFTVNNRYACGAYTATFTDLTPGGVERTWDFGDGTPPVTTSAATVQHQYTGIDTFDVSLTVTNANGCAQTLRKEGFILLAAPEITVSNTGLQGCIPFDASFSAGVATINNDPVAAYAWTFGDSHTGNTALPAITHQYTATGSYDVTLSVTTQQGCTATRTFPQMVSTGTPPQQVTFTATRTDDCAGTSTRLLASAVNADHYRWDFGDGTTQEGTAYDINHIFRAGGNVTIQMAAGSNGCYTNAPAVNLTNLGPVADFTFQRRCDNKMAFDFTNISTGSPDDTYEWDFDDGSPLSNSIHPQHIYTTGGTYTVRLTVRNAAQQCVSTLFKTIQVFTADFHTGVGTICRSSQVPYGVVHVPNTLVDTYDWRFGDGSVLATTEEDILKTVHNTGVYTDMLIIRYKDPAYCPDTIIKQNHLTVIAPEAGLTVSGNACEGQPVTFEDISIPSPNIPLTEWHWDLGNGVRTSGQEPAPAVYPTSGVYPVKLVVTDARNCVDSTTIQITVRPTPVMHAVTPQEKICEGNSVTLQGISNAAVQWQPFYQISCLNCDNPVVSPLIDTAYIATAVNTHGCMVSDTVRINVVPEVHLTVSADTAICSGMNAQLRAYGAAAYSWTPADATIIGANTALPVVTPTANTTYTVSASNDAACPGATAQIDVEVKPVPTVNAGADQVVTVGSVVQLSPVYSSDVVSLEWKPATYLDCATCAETFATPRQSMDYALEVTNDQGCKRTDVLNIKLVCDESVVFFPNAFSPNGDGMNDIFYPRGKGIRTVKSLRIYNRLGQEVFRRENFNVEDMSMAWDGSFKGNKLAADVYIYMVELLCDSNETFHLKGNVTLLR
- a CDS encoding PorP/SprF family type IX secretion system membrane protein, which produces MKTLKSMKNRWKAAILVCCCCGALEGAAQDIHLSQFAETPILRNPALIGIFNGDMRIQAVYRNQWNSVTIPYQTGTVSGEMKFPVGNYSDHVTAGMQLTYDRAGASRLQSVQILPAINYHKSLSEDKSSFLSLGFMGGIVQRQFDPTQLTFNNQYTNGRFDPYSPTGEEGRLAKIGYTYWDAGVGMSYNGVLGEATNYFIGAAYYHFNRPKVSFYNDEAVELDPKLSINFGITVPVSERVKVIAHYNQLHQGAYQEYIGGAMIGYGLMDEGLESDRGMYGGLFFRWNDAVVPMVRLDMGTYEIGVSYDVNVSRLRTASQAMGGFELSMVFKSFLNSRNSTLNSVVCPSF
- a CDS encoding T9SS type A sorting domain-containing protein; the protein is MLKNFTLFLFIALCTISAPAWSQSTKPLSNDSASKVIKAYPNPASTKIFLELQRNNDKQYEIIVYNFLGKKVDHFKNISQRTQVNLDNYYPGIYIFQLRDKDGTLVESGKFNVVK
- a CDS encoding class I SAM-dependent rRNA methyltransferase — protein: MTKVFLKKKIQNRVLLGHPWIFGNEVGQVEGAVSPGDIVDVFTHTGVFVGRGYINPQSQILVRLLTRDRNEEINDAFFLHRLEKAWAYRQKIGYVENCRLVFGEADELPALIIDKFNDYLVIQTLALGIDRWKPAIVAALEKIFSPKGIYERNDVPVRELEGLPQQKGFLSAPFDTNIILNENGLRFHVDIENGQKTGYFLDQQDNRRAIQHIVKGADVLEAFCYTGTFSCHAGHYGAKSVLGLDISEHAVATARRNAELNGLQDTCKFIAVNAFDQLKQWTKEDRKFDVVILDPPAFTKSRENIQKAITGYKEINLRGMKLLKPGGFLVTASCTNLVDPSLFLEIIDMAAKDARKKLRQVTFMTQAQDHPILWNIENTTYLKFLIVEVQ
- a CDS encoding nucleotide exchange factor GrpE — protein: MTEKDQDIQANGQPEDFIPNINADENQSGSTHLNDALPEESELEKVRTELDELRKKYLLLNADFDNFKKRNAKERIELINTANKEVIIALLDVLDDSERAAKQMDTATDVNALKDGVMLVFNKLHSVLQAKGLKPMDSLQQEFDADLHDAITEIPAPADELKGKVLDVLQKGYYLNDKIIRHARVVVGK
- the dnaJ gene encoding molecular chaperone DnaJ, with the protein product MSTKRDYYEILGVSKTASQDEIKKAYRKVAMQFHPDRNPGNKEAEEKFKEAAESYEVLSDPDKRAQYDRFGHAGVGNRGGYGSGHMNMDDIFSNFGDIFGEDIFGSFFGGGGRSGGGQRRGRGTRGSNLRVKIKLNYEEIAKGANKKIKVRKHVTCTTCNGLGAKDRNAFQTCTTCQGSGQVRKVTQTFLGQMQTVTTCPTCNGEGQVITNKCTTCKGEGRQYGEETVSIDIPAGVMEGMQLSMSGKGNAGERGGSPGDLLILIEEEPHPDLQREGLNVAYDLHISFPDAAFGVQLEVPTIDGKAKIKVPAGTQSGKIFRLKGKGFPAVNSYEKGDQLIHVNVWTPQTLTADEKSMLEKMQDSGNFKPNPEKSDKGFFEKVRDIFS
- a CDS encoding class I SAM-dependent methyltransferase, whose protein sequence is MSDKFQMFENRLAKVLKHLRKTAKRQGITCFRLYDRDLPEFPLIIELYEDKVYVAEYRSQHGLDDEAYEQWLENSLDVIAKVLEVSRNDLYLRTRQRKQDRQSQYEKLDFSKEELIVQEDGLKFKVNLSDYLDSGLFLDHRITRHMVREEAKDKKVLNLFCYTGSFSVYAAAGGAATVTSIDLSKTYLQWAEDNMRLNGLFDPAKHQYIHADVLQYLDELKLNTYDLVILDPPTFSNSKRMKDFLDIQRDHVELINKVLLATRKDGVIYFSNNLRRFELDEANIAASAIRNITAQTVPFDFQGKLLRHCFRIVK
- a CDS encoding sodium:solute symporter family protein, producing the protein MLTGFILAYLLITVLIGQWAARKVKSARDFVVAGRSLPLGISTCVIFATWFGSETLLGSTSEFSQHGLLGVMEDPFGAALCLLLVGLFYARKLYRSNLLTFCDFFKVRYGRKAEVISALLMIPSYFGWIAAQIVAMGIVVNTVMGIDPVIAMIASGVIVMAYTYAGGMWSVSVTDFLQTIMIVAGIVVITWSVVQDAGGLQTVVERAPEGTFRFFPDRTWEGWMHYAAAWLTIGLGSIPQQDVFQRLMSSKSERVAQHASFIGAAMYLVIGLMPLLIVLCAQQLYPALMQDHEKILPNLVLQHGSLFLQVLFFGALLSAIMSTTSGAILAPATVLGENIIRPLFSNITDKKFLRIIRLSVVIVSALSMLMALSSQDIYELVASSSVLSLVSLFVPLTAGLYWKRSNEAGAILSILAGTAGYLLSLAAETTVPPLFVGLGCSIAGMLAGTFGWKTPVAQTE